A single Tumebacillus sp. BK434 DNA region contains:
- a CDS encoding DUF72 domain-containing protein, which translates to MATVLCGTCAWGDHEDFYPKRVKPNERLEYYARYFPLVEVDSSFYAIPNPKYVERWAATTGPGFTFNMKAFKGMTGHERSRGPKERAELFPQFRQAIQPMVESGKLGALLFQLPPWFVLNREHVDYLRVCRDYFHDLTLAVEFRHRSWFEGEMRAKTLQFLRGEEIVNTIVDEPQIGDASIPAVAEVTEPSLALLRFHGRNEETWYIKDAKHAGERFRYHYRQEELAEWVPKIQQLSGQAQRVHVLMNNNFSNYAVQNAFDMMELLGQPVKRAPLITDQLDLFSLEAKGGMLE; encoded by the coding sequence GTGGCCACCGTGCTGTGCGGGACGTGTGCGTGGGGCGACCATGAAGATTTTTATCCGAAACGGGTCAAGCCAAATGAACGGCTGGAATACTATGCGCGGTATTTTCCGCTGGTCGAAGTGGATTCCAGCTTTTACGCCATTCCCAATCCGAAGTATGTGGAGCGCTGGGCTGCGACGACCGGGCCCGGCTTTACGTTTAATATGAAAGCGTTTAAGGGCATGACCGGCCACGAGCGGTCGCGGGGGCCGAAGGAGCGGGCGGAGCTGTTTCCGCAGTTTCGGCAGGCGATCCAGCCGATGGTGGAGTCGGGGAAGCTCGGGGCGCTGCTGTTTCAATTGCCGCCGTGGTTCGTGCTGAATCGGGAACATGTCGATTATCTGCGCGTCTGCCGGGATTATTTCCACGACCTGACCCTGGCGGTGGAGTTTCGCCACCGCTCGTGGTTCGAAGGCGAGATGCGGGCGAAGACGCTGCAGTTTCTGCGCGGCGAAGAGATCGTCAACACGATCGTCGATGAGCCGCAGATCGGCGACGCTTCGATCCCGGCGGTGGCAGAAGTGACAGAACCGTCGCTTGCGCTCTTGCGCTTTCACGGACGCAACGAGGAGACCTGGTACATCAAAGACGCCAAGCATGCCGGCGAGCGGTTTCGCTACCACTACCGGCAGGAGGAGCTGGCGGAGTGGGTGCCGAAGATTCAGCAGCTGTCCGGGCAGGCGCAGCGCGTGCACGTGCTGATGAACAACAACTTTTCCAACTATGCGGTGCAAAATGCGTTTGATATGATGGAACTGCTCGGGCAGCCGGTGAAGCGGGCGCCGCTCATCACCGACCAGCTCGATCTGTTTTCACTGGAAGCGAAAGGCGGGATGCTTGAATGA